Part of the Rhodococcus sp. OK302 genome is shown below.
TGTTGCTGCAGTGGACCCGAATTCGTTCAACGAGCGAGTTCAAGGCGGATTCGGGTCGCCGGGAACCGACATGTTTGCGTCGTGGTCCAAGTGGCATGGATCCGTACCGGGCAACGGCTACGATCCCGAGGCTGCAAAGAAGTATCTGGCCGAGGCAAAAGCTGACGGTTACGACGGCAAGCTCACCTACGTCGGGATGAATGATCCCGGGACGCAACGAAGTGCGCTGGCCTTCCAGTCGATGTTGCAGGCAGTCGGTTTCACCGTCGACATCTCCTACGCCACCAGCATCAACGATTTGATCTCCCGGCAGTTCGCAAAACATGATTTCGATATCTCGTACACGGGGTTCAATGTCTTGGAGCAGTCTCCGTACACGCGGATGTACGGCAACCTGTTCAGTGAATCGCCGTCAAATATCCTGGGGTACAAGAACCCTCAGATGGACCAGTCGTTGGGCAAGTTGCAGGCAGCAGCGGGGGTCGACCAGCGTAAGGCTGTTCTCGACGACATCCAGAAGTTGGTCAACGACACTGCTCCGATGGCAGTAGTGAACTCCAGCAAGGTGTTCATTGCGTGGGGCCAGAACGTGCACGGTGTGACACCGAGCGTGGACGCCATCATGCTCTTCGGTAATACCTGGTTGAGCTGACCATCGTGCGCCTTTTCGGTAGTGAGGACTGCCGGAAAGGCGCACCGGGGGTGTCCTACGTTCGCCAGGTGTACGCGCTGGAGTCCGGTGGTACACGCGGCAAATTTTCGGATGATCGGAGATTTTCTGCCATCTCGACGAGCAGAGCCTGCGATGCGGGGGACAAATCGATGACGCGCGACGCCAGGTTACGCAGACGATCGTTGTGAAGTTGTTCCAGCAACGAGAGATCAGCATCGCCGCTGGAGATGAACGGTAATTGCTGGGATGGGCTGAAAAAATAGTCCGGGTTTACGTCGAAGAATTCGGCGAGGGCGGCAACAACTTCAGGTGACGGATTGGTTCGGACTCCGGTTCGGAGTTGTGACAGATAGGGCGTCGAAATACGGCAGCCGTGTTCGGTCATGCTTCGTACCACAAGTGCATTGGTGACGTGGCTAGGAGCGGATTCGAACAACGAATTCAATCGTTGGCTGAACCTGTGCACCACTACCCCCCGTCCCTCCTGTATCGCCCACCCCGGACCTATTGGTAACTGCATCATAACCAGACTGTGAGCCAACCCTTCCCTGGGCGGCAATGTCTTGCTAGTTCGCGGAACTACGTTGAGGATACGTGAATTTCTGGCCGTCGCTGGACGAGGGGATTGCACACCAGTCAATTGCGACGGAATTGCTCGACCAAATGAGCGTGTCTGATCAAAGCCACCCGTTCGAGTTCGCAATCCGAACGGACTCCGCGCGCGTCGTGCCACCGGTCTTGCCCATCGCCGACGACAGGTGATTGCGAACGGTGCCGGCAGTGAGAAAGAGTTCCGCAGCGATGGTGGCTACGGGCGCGCCGGTCCGGGCGGCGCGCAAGACCTGGGTCTCGCGGTCGGTCAAGGGCGACTCTCCGCTGACCAGGCTATCCGCTGCCAGCGTCGGATCGACGACGCGCAATCCCGCGTGCACCCGTCGTACCGCGTCTGCGAGTTGTCGCGCGGGAGTGTCCTTGACGACGAACCCGGCTGCCCCGGCTTGTAGTGCCTTCCGGAGGTACCCCGGGCGCCCGAAGGTGGTGACGATCAGGATGCGTGTCGTCGGTACTGCGTCGCGCAGTGCCGCAGCGGCTGCAATGCCATCCATCCCCGGCATTTCCACGTCCAGCAATGCCACATCCGGTTGGTGCTCGAGCGCTGCTGCCACCACCTCGTCGCCGCGGCCGACTTCGGCAACTACCGTCAGGTCGGATTCGAGATCGAGGAGCGCGGCAAGCGCCCCTCTCACCAGAGCTTGGTCGTCTGCGAGCAGTAGGCGGATCGTCACGTTGTCTCCTGCTCCAGCACCTGTAGCGAAAAACCTTGTGGCGACGGGCTCGTGATGATGACGCGTGCTCCGGCGGACGCTGCGCGTTCACGTAGGCCGGTCAATCCGTTGCCGATCGTCGCACGCCCCGAAGCGACACCGTTGTCGGTTACTTCAACGCTGTTCGCGTCCACTGTGATTGTGCATTGTGTTGCGGCGCTGTGGCGTACGACGTTGGTGACGCCTTCACGAATTGTCCAGGCGAACAACTCTCGGAGGTGACCGGGAACCATTTCCGTGCTGTTCGGAGTGTGATCTTCGATGCCGGCGGCGCGTAAGGCCTCGCGAGCACGGGCTATCTCCATCGGAAGCGAGATAGTGCGAAAACCGTCGACTGCTGATCTCACATCGGCCAACGCATCGCGGGAAAGGCGTTCGAGATCGTCGAGTTCACTTCGGGCCCGGTTTATGTCGATGTCGAGCAATCGGTTGGCCAGCTCGGCTTTCACGGTGATGACTGTGAGTGAGTGCCCCAGGATGTCGTGAAGATCGCGGGCCATTCTTGCCCGTTCCTCCATGACAGCGCGATGTTCCTGTTCTTCGCGTTCGTGGAGCATCGTGAAATTGCGCCGGATGAGGGACATGACGCCCCACGTGGCAAAAGCGGCGGCACACACTCCGAGTGACAGGCCGGAATAGTTTCCCCATCCGGCCGAAGCGCTGACGATTTCCACTGACGCCGCAAATATCAACGTGAGGACGCCGCCGGCCACGGTCGGCAGCATGGTCACGGCGGTGACAGCGAGGTAGGGCGCAGCGGCAAGGCCGGTCGGACCGAGGCTGATGATCATCACAGCAGCGAGCGCTGTGAGTCCCGCCAGTGTGAGAGCGGCCCAGAGAAGCGTCGGCTCGGTACTTGTGATCCGACGACGCTGCTGAGCTCGGTAGAAGGTGTGGAGATACAGCGTGCTGAATCCGAGCGTGGCGAGAATGCCCGCCCAACCACGCAGTTCGTCGCGGTGATTCCACCCTTCGATGAGCGGGCCACCGAGAAAGACCATCCAGACGGCGGCAAACAGAATGCCGAAACGATTCCATCGCGGTTGTGCGACGGAA
Proteins encoded:
- a CDS encoding helix-turn-helix domain-containing protein yields the protein MQLPIGPGWAIQEGRGVVVHRFSQRLNSLFESAPSHVTNALVVRSMTEHGCRISTPYLSQLRTGVRTNPSPEVVAALAEFFDVNPDYFFSPSQQLPFISSGDADLSLLEQLHNDRLRNLASRVIDLSPASQALLVEMAENLRSSENLPRVPPDSSAYTWRT
- a CDS encoding response regulator transcription factor, whose product is MTIRLLLADDQALVRGALAALLDLESDLTVVAEVGRGDEVVAAALEHQPDVALLDVEMPGMDGIAAAAALRDAVPTTRILIVTTFGRPGYLRKALQAGAAGFVVKDTPARQLADAVRRVHAGLRVVDPTLAADSLVSGESPLTDRETQVLRAARTGAPVATIAAELFLTAGTVRNHLSSAMGKTGGTTRAESVRIANSNGWL
- a CDS encoding sensor histidine kinase; the encoded protein is MSETTHRADSVAQPRWNRFGILFAAVWMVFLGGPLIEGWNHRDELRGWAGILATLGFSTLYLHTFYRAQQRRRITSTEPTLLWAALTLAGLTALAAVMIISLGPTGLAAAPYLAVTAVTMLPTVAGGVLTLIFAASVEIVSASAGWGNYSGLSLGVCAAAFATWGVMSLIRRNFTMLHEREEQEHRAVMEERARMARDLHDILGHSLTVITVKAELANRLLDIDINRARSELDDLERLSRDALADVRSAVDGFRTISLPMEIARAREALRAAGIEDHTPNSTEMVPGHLRELFAWTIREGVTNVVRHSAATQCTITVDANSVEVTDNGVASGRATIGNGLTGLRERAASAGARVIITSPSPQGFSLQVLEQETT